The genomic interval GAGAACGGCTTGGGCAGACAATCGTCGGCCCCGGCCGCGCGGGCCGCTTCCAATTGCTCCGCGCTGCTGTAGCCGGTAACCACAAGGATTTTCATGTGGCGGGTGGACGGATCTCCTTTCACCTGGCGGCAAACTTCCAGGCCATCCACGCCGGGCATCATCAGGTCCAGCACGATGAGGTCCGGCCCGAAGAGCGCCAACTGCCGGCCGGCCTCAAACCCGTTGAAGGCCGTGGCGAAGCGGAATTGCGGGCCGAGACGCTGGAGGTTGCGCACCACGGTCTCCACAATAGGCTGCTCATCGTCCACGACGAGGATGCGCTTCTCGCCCGCCACCGCGCGCCGTAGTTCCGTGTCCACGGGGATGGAGTGCTTCGCCAGGAAGGCGAGCAGGTCCGTGGCGCGCACCCGATAGTGCCCGCCGGGCGTGGCATGCGCCGGCAACTTCCCTTCCTTGATCCAGCGGAAAATCGTTACGGGCGAGACCTGACAGTACTGGGCCACCTCTCCCGTGGTCAGAAACCGATCCACCGCGCACCACCTTGCACA from Chloroflexota bacterium carries:
- a CDS encoding response regulator, which produces MDRFLTTGEVAQYCQVSPVTIFRWIKEGKLPAHATPGGHYRVRATDLLAFLAKHSIPVDTELRRAVAGEKRILVVDDEQPIVETVVRNLQRLGPQFRFATAFNGFEAGRQLALFGPDLIVLDLMMPGVDGLEVCRQVKGDPSTRHMKILVVTGYSSAEQLEAARAAGADDCLPKPFSGDELRARVRKLLGIPASGEAPLS